One window of Bacteroides sp. AN502(2024) genomic DNA carries:
- a CDS encoding FecR family protein gives MDETILVNYLQGECNDEEAARVEAWCEEVPENRKILEQLYYTLFVGERMVVMNAVDTEVSLEQFKSAIREKKKKAKRKSLSIRWGSYATVAAAFLVGLVFAGGIGWGLLSNKLSDYEVITAAGQRAQTVLPDGSRVWLNASSKLVYHTSFWTSDREIDLSGEAYFEVAHDKHAPFIVNSKQIKTCVLGTKFNVRAREEENRVVTTLLQGLVRVDSPRTKENGYLLKPGQTLNVNTDTYQAELIEYNQPTDVLLWINGKLEFKQHSLLEITNIMEKLYDIKFVYKDEALKSERFTGEFSTDSMPDEILNVLTHTNHFSYEKDGRIIRLVKK, from the coding sequence ATGGATGAAACTATTTTGGTGAATTATCTGCAGGGTGAATGTAACGATGAAGAAGCTGCTCGGGTGGAGGCTTGGTGCGAAGAAGTACCAGAAAACCGGAAAATTTTGGAGCAACTTTATTACACTCTTTTTGTGGGTGAGCGTATGGTGGTAATGAATGCTGTAGATACAGAGGTGTCGTTGGAGCAATTTAAATCAGCTATCAGAGAAAAGAAGAAAAAGGCTAAGCGGAAAAGTCTCTCGATCCGTTGGGGAAGTTATGCTACTGTGGCGGCTGCTTTTCTTGTCGGACTCGTTTTTGCCGGTGGAATTGGCTGGGGATTACTTTCTAATAAGCTTTCGGATTATGAGGTGATAACTGCTGCCGGACAAAGAGCGCAGACTGTGTTACCGGATGGTAGTAGGGTATGGCTGAATGCGTCTTCGAAACTGGTTTATCATACTTCTTTTTGGACTTCGGATCGTGAGATCGACTTATCAGGTGAGGCTTATTTTGAAGTGGCTCATGACAAGCATGCTCCGTTCATAGTAAATAGTAAGCAGATCAAGACCTGTGTGTTGGGTACTAAGTTTAATGTGCGTGCACGTGAAGAAGAGAATAGGGTAGTGACTACTTTACTTCAAGGGTTGGTTCGGGTAGATTCTCCGCGAACTAAGGAAAACGGTTATTTGCTGAAACCTGGACAGACATTGAATGTGAATACAGATACTTATCAGGCAGAGTTGATAGAATATAACCAGCCTACAGATGTGCTTCTTTGGATTAATGGCAAGTTGGAATTTAAGCAACATTCTTTATTGGAAATAACCAATATTATGGAGAAGTTATACGATATCAAATTTGTTTATAAGGATGAAGCATTGAAATCAGAACGGTTTACCGGTGAATTCTCTACCGATAGTATGCCGGACGAGATATTGAATGTACTAACGCATACTAATCATTTCTCTTATGAGAAAGACGGACGGATTATCCGGCTGGTAAAGAAATAA
- a CDS encoding RNA polymerase sigma-70 factor — MSQSPIYLDINNNKSVITALKAGEEKVFDFVYRHYFRRLCAFCSQYVSEQEEVEEIVQETMMWLWENRCTLLEDLTLKTLLFTIVKNKALNRLSHFEIKRKVHQEIVDKYDSEFNNPDFYLSDELFRLYEEALKKLPKEYLEAYEMNRNQHLTHKEIAEKLNVSPQTVNYRIGQALKLLRVALKDYLPLFILIFGPNFFKQS; from the coding sequence ATGTCACAATCTCCGATATATTTGGATATTAATAATAACAAGTCCGTTATCACTGCCCTAAAAGCAGGAGAAGAAAAAGTTTTTGACTTCGTCTACAGACATTATTTCCGTAGACTATGTGCTTTTTGTTCCCAATATGTAAGTGAGCAGGAAGAAGTAGAGGAGATTGTACAAGAAACAATGATGTGGCTATGGGAAAATCGATGCACTCTTTTAGAAGATCTTACACTCAAAACACTTCTTTTTACGATTGTCAAGAACAAAGCCCTCAACCGTCTTTCCCATTTTGAAATCAAACGAAAAGTACATCAGGAAATCGTTGATAAATATGATAGTGAGTTCAATAACCCGGACTTCTATTTGAGTGATGAACTTTTCCGTTTATATGAAGAAGCACTAAAAAAACTTCCGAAAGAATATCTCGAAGCATACGAGATGAACCGCAATCAACATCTGACGCATAAAGAAATTGCTGAGAAGCTAAATGTATCTCCACAAACAGTTAATTACAGGATTGGACAAGCCTTAAAGTTATTACGAGTAGCTTTAAAAGACTATCTCCCTTTATTCATACTTATTTTCGGACCCAACTTTTTTAAACAATCATGA
- a CDS encoding DUF4858 domain-containing protein, giving the protein MQGQDVWTSNGSLKLKKLLEGETEIQMNKEALRDLNKAFFPQKRLQDSHSAILFIEDLQLPQPTFFAKKYSISTFKVNELIIWQDPLSMQIPLFISGYL; this is encoded by the coding sequence ATGCAAGGACAAGATGTGTGGACATCAAATGGCTCTTTAAAATTAAAGAAACTATTGGAGGGAGAAACTGAAATTCAGATGAACAAAGAGGCGTTAAGGGATCTTAACAAAGCGTTCTTTCCCCAAAAACGTCTGCAAGACTCTCACTCCGCGATTTTATTTATTGAAGATTTACAATTGCCCCAACCTACCTTTTTCGCAAAAAAATATTCCATATCAACCTTTAAAGTCAATGAATTAATTATATGGCAAGATCCACTCTCTATGCAAATTCCTCTGTTCATAAGCGGTTATTTATAA